TTATTCGAAGCAATTTTCTTTATAAAGCTTGGAATATTAATACTTGTTGGACAGGCTTGAATACAAGGCGCGTCGTAGCAATATAAACATCGATTTGCTTCAACCGTTGCGGTATATGTTGTTAAGCCACCAAACATTTCTTCAAAGTTTTTTGATAAATCATTACTCATTTTCATAACAATCCTCTCCCCAGTGTGATTTGTTATTACTTGTCTAGTGGGATCAATACTTATGAAGATACTTTAGTTGTGTTCTTTACTTCTCGTCGGATATACTTGCCACTTCCAAGTTTACCTACGAATTTTTTTTCTTTAATTACGTATTCACCACGTACTAAAACGCTTGTCGGTTCACCTGTTACTTCCAACCCTTCAAATGCGTTATAGTCCACATTCATGTGATGCGTCTCCGCTGAAATCGTACGTTTAACTGTCGGATCAAATAAGACAATATCGGCATCTGATCCAATAGCAATCGTCCCCTTTTGCGGGAATAATCCGAAAATCTTTGCGGACTGTGTAGAAATCATATCAACAAATTCATTAATTGAAATTCGGCCTTTTTCTACGCCTTCCGAATATATAACAGAGAAGCGATCCTCAATAAATGGCCCTCCATTTGGAATTTTCGAGAAATCATCTTTCCCTAATGACTTTTTGCCGTTAAAGCTGAAAGAGCATTGATCTGAACCAATTGTTTGTAATTGCTTCGCTTTCAATGCATTCCATAATACTTCCTGATGCTCTTTCGGGCGTAAAGGTGGTGACCATACATATTTTGCCCCTTCAAAGTCCGGCTTTGCTAATGCTGATTGATCCAACACTAAATACGGTGGGCATGTTTCACCTAAAACATTGTAGCCTTTATTGCGCGCTGAAATAATTTCATCAACGGCTTCTTTACATGTAACATGTACAACATATAATTGTGCTCCCGCTAAATTTGCAAGTTCAATCGCACGTTTTGTCGCTTCTCCTTCTACTTCTGGAGGGCGTGTTAATGCATGATAAATTGGAGCTGTATTACCCTTTGCTTTCGCCTCTTCTACTAGCTCGTCAATAACCGACCCATTTTCACAGTGCACCATAACCGTTGCACCTAGCTCTTTTCCAACTTTAAATGCTTGGAATAATGTACGGTCTGTTGCCTGGAATTCCTTTGCATATGCTAAAAACACTTTGATTGAACTTATCCCGCCTCGTTCTAGCGCTTCAGGCAATTCTTTTAGACGTTGCTCATTTAAATCACCAATCATTAGGTGGAAACCGTAGTCAATAACCGCCTTGTCTTTCGATTTGCTATGCCATGTATCAATGGCATCCATTAAAGTAGGAGAACCGGCACTAATGCAGAAATCAATAATTGTTGTCGTTCCTCCAAATGCTGCTGCAATCGTCCCTGACTCCCAATCATCATCGGTAACGGTATTATTAAAAGGCATATCTAAATGGGTATGCGGATCAATTCCTCCTGGGAAAATAAGCTTTCCTGACGCATCAATAATTTCCGCATCTTCCTCTTGTATACTCGGTGCAATTTGCGTAATTACCCCGTCTTCGATTAATAAATCTGCTTTATACGTATCGGCAGCCGTTACAATAGTTCCTCCAGTTACGATCTTCTTCATAATTTCTCCTCCTAGTTGCTAAAATTATTTATCAAAAACTCTATTAAAGAATTGATAAAACAACAGAATACAAAATATTCGGATTATTAAAGGTGTGCTTATCCTAC
This portion of the Solibacillus daqui genome encodes:
- the hydA gene encoding dihydropyrimidinase; its protein translation is MKKIVTGGTIVTAADTYKADLLIEDGVITQIAPSIQEEDAEIIDASGKLIFPGGIDPHTHLDMPFNNTVTDDDWESGTIAAAFGGTTTIIDFCISAGSPTLMDAIDTWHSKSKDKAVIDYGFHLMIGDLNEQRLKELPEALERGGISSIKVFLAYAKEFQATDRTLFQAFKVGKELGATVMVHCENGSVIDELVEEAKAKGNTAPIYHALTRPPEVEGEATKRAIELANLAGAQLYVVHVTCKEAVDEIISARNKGYNVLGETCPPYLVLDQSALAKPDFEGAKYVWSPPLRPKEHQEVLWNALKAKQLQTIGSDQCSFSFNGKKSLGKDDFSKIPNGGPFIEDRFSVIYSEGVEKGRISINEFVDMISTQSAKIFGLFPQKGTIAIGSDADIVLFDPTVKRTISAETHHMNVDYNAFEGLEVTGEPTSVLVRGEYVIKEKKFVGKLGSGKYIRREVKNTTKVSS